The Montipora capricornis isolate CH-2021 chromosome 3, ASM3666992v2, whole genome shotgun sequence genome includes the window TTGGCCCAAAAACGTGCGACACGttcaaaaaacatttttgtccAACATCACCCTTCATACAGAACAGCGTGTAATAAATGTGTTGTGAGAACTTTCAGTGACTCCCTCTAGCTCGTAAACTGCAAACAAAACCGTGACGTACCTATCACGCGTATCATAAATGGAAATCAGTAACTTGTACTCTTCTATTTCATTCTTAACAGTGCACTGATGGCGGACAAAGCTGCAAACAGTTTTGCTGAAGAGAAGATTATTTTATCCATGTTAAGCGGGATGTGGAAAAGCCGTTGCCTCAATGTTATAGTGTCTTTAGGTATCCCTGAGCTTCTGTGCGAATCAAGTGGATCAGTTAGCATACAGAACATTGCTGAGAAAACAGGATGCAGGACAGACGAACAGCTTTACATTATAATGAGAGCCATGGCTCAGTGGGGAATCGGAGAAGAAATAGTTGGCGAAAAACGTTTCAAGGCAAACCGACACATGCAACTGCTGAGAAGGGATAAAGGCCCAAGTCTCGGTCACATGGTTGGATATCACACAAGCGATGAAATGTGGACCGCCATGTTCGATTTTCCAGAGGCAGTTAAAACCGGGAATACAGCGTTTGAACTTGCCCATGGTATGAACCTTTTCGATTACAtgttcaaaattcaaagttcaGAATACTGCCCAGGTAAACTGAAATCAGTTAATGTTATGGGTGGAATAGGTTCATCCCAAAGAAGGCGAGAACTTGCGGAAAACTACAATCACGCAATGCCAATTTTGTCACAGCTTGACCTTCTCAGTGCGCAGCCAAATGTGTTGAGTGTGTATCGCTGGGACAAGTCCAAAAGAATCATGGACATTGGAGGAGGAAAGGGCGAGTTTTTGGCAAGCATTCTAAAAATGCCCGGATGTGAGCATATCCATGGCCTTTTGTTCGAATTCCCAGATGTTCTTGAGCATGCAAAGCAGTTTCTAGCTGTGGAGGGAATCCCGGCTCATAGAGTCACTTTTATAGCTGGTGACATCCTAACAGATACCTTGCAAATAAAAGAAGTAGAcaccatcattatcaagaatttattttttatgttggAAGAAGAGGGGATGATCAAAGTGTTGGAGAGGTGCAGTGGAGTTCTGGCCAAAGGGGGGAAGTTTGTGATTGTGAATAGCTGCAATCCTGAGGCAGGTGATACAGAGCACAATGTGACCAAAACCGGTCTGCAACCAGCATTCAGTCGTGGCATACTGATTATGACCTGCCACAAACAGGGAGGGTTCAAAACCATGAGTGAGAGCTTGAGCTTGATTGACAGGCTGTGTACAAGAGTGGCATTTCGACTAAATCAAGTGTTTGAGACTGGAGATGGCCCAACCTTGTTTGAACTGTATAAATGTGATAAGAATGTCTAACAAACGCATCAAGCCATGACCTTTTTTTTATTACGTACAAAATCGCAGTAAACAATGCAGACTCATTAATTTAAAGAAAGTACATTGCAACGTCATTAACCTCGCAAGCAAAATTTTGCTCATTTATAATAGTTCAGGATGGTGCATGTACACgaacagtggaaccccgatttTAAGATATGGCAAGGGGATAGCAAAATCCTATCGTTAAATCTAGATATCGGCGTTGGAAACGAACTCCCGATTTAACGATTTGGTGACAAAGCAACTAAAAATATCGTTTTACCGGGATATAAAATTACTGTTCCATTGTCCTCATTCAAATAAGTTTTGGAAAGCCTTcgaactatatatatattttaggTAACAAGTCAATTGATAAGGGGGAAAGGTACAAACCCactccatttttggagtaaaattcactGAGGTATGGCTTACTCCGTTTTTGGACTAAGTTTTACCCCTATTTCTTTTACTCTTTTGCTGGGGTAAAATTTACTCTTGTCATGAACGGGTCTCGTGACAAATAATCACACGCTTGATgtaattttaaagttatttattttccGACGATTCTGGCTTGACACGTTG containing:
- the LOC138041251 gene encoding mitomycin biosynthesis 6-O-methyltransferase-like, with translation MADKAANSFAEEKIILSMLSGMWKSRCLNVIVSLGIPELLCESSGSVSIQNIAEKTGCRTDEQLYIIMRAMAQWGIGEEIVGEKRFKANRHMQLLRRDKGPSLGHMVGYHTSDEMWTAMFDFPEAVKTGNTAFELAHGMNLFDYMFKIQSSEYCPGKLKSVNVMGGIGSSQRRRELAENYNHAMPILSQLDLLSAQPNVLSVYRWDKSKRIMDIGGGKGEFLASILKMPGCEHIHGLLFEFPDVLEHAKQFLAVEGIPAHRVTFIAGDILTDTLQIKEVDTIIIKNLFFMLEEEGMIKVLERCSGVLAKGGKFVIVNSCNPEAGDTEHNVTKTGLQPAFSRGILIMTCHKQGGFKTMSESLSLIDRLCTRVAFRLNQVFETGDGPTLFELYKCDKNV